One window from the genome of Candidatus Latescibacter sp. encodes:
- a CDS encoding sodium:solute symporter family protein: MILNWIDWSFIALYFVASLVVGIVYTRKAGASVKSFFVSGRSLPWWLVGTSMVATTFAADTPLAVTGMVARDGIAGNWLWWNMALSGILTVFFYARLWRRAEVITDVEFIELRYSGKPAAFLRGFRALYLALPITCITMGWVTLAMAKIMSMTMGIDKWTAVAICLVITVIYSSFSGLWGVVITDFFQFIIAMIGSIILAFWAVHAVGGIEALKTQVSAASPLGADVLNFFPRLDGSWMPLSTIFVYIGVIWWAAWYPGAEPGGGGFIAQRMFAAKDEKNSLLAALWFNIAHYALRPWPWILVALVSIILYPNAKDAEGGYVQVMIAHLPPYYRGILIASFAAAFMSTISTHLNVGSSYIVNDFYMRFLNKNAGEKHYVMVARITTVLLLIVSAIVTSMMSTIVGAFKFLMTIGAGTGLVYILRWFWWRVNAWSEVTAMATSLVVSAALMLMGFNTDTNKGFTVLMMVTTLISTAAWVTVTFLTRPVPVEHLEAFYRRVQPGGRLWKKISDRIPKEELIHPKPHIGLDFLNWILGAFSVWFFLFGIGRLILGPAIHGFIYIALGGLMFTFIYFDLSKKERA; the protein is encoded by the coding sequence GAATCGTTTACACCCGTAAGGCGGGCGCCTCGGTGAAGAGCTTTTTTGTTTCCGGGCGAAGTCTTCCCTGGTGGCTGGTCGGCACGAGCATGGTGGCCACAACCTTCGCTGCGGATACTCCGCTTGCGGTAACCGGCATGGTGGCCCGTGACGGGATAGCGGGAAACTGGCTCTGGTGGAACATGGCGCTTTCCGGCATCCTGACCGTTTTTTTCTATGCCAGGCTCTGGAGGCGCGCCGAGGTTATTACCGATGTGGAATTCATCGAGCTCCGGTATTCCGGCAAGCCGGCGGCTTTTCTCCGCGGATTCCGCGCTCTTTACCTTGCGCTCCCCATCACCTGCATCACCATGGGCTGGGTCACCCTGGCCATGGCGAAGATCATGTCCATGACCATGGGGATCGATAAATGGACTGCGGTGGCCATCTGTCTGGTGATCACCGTGATTTATTCTTCTTTCAGCGGCCTCTGGGGTGTGGTAATAACCGATTTTTTCCAGTTCATTATCGCCATGATCGGCTCGATAATCCTCGCTTTTTGGGCGGTGCATGCGGTAGGAGGCATAGAAGCTCTGAAGACTCAGGTATCCGCTGCTTCCCCGCTCGGCGCCGATGTGCTGAATTTCTTTCCCCGGCTCGACGGGTCCTGGATGCCGCTTTCCACCATATTCGTCTATATCGGTGTTATCTGGTGGGCAGCTTGGTATCCCGGCGCGGAACCCGGCGGTGGCGGATTCATCGCCCAGCGTATGTTCGCGGCGAAGGATGAGAAAAATTCGCTCCTCGCTGCTCTCTGGTTCAATATCGCCCACTATGCTCTCCGTCCCTGGCCCTGGATACTGGTAGCCCTGGTTTCCATAATTCTATACCCCAATGCCAAGGATGCGGAAGGCGGCTATGTGCAGGTAATGATCGCTCACCTGCCGCCTTATTACCGGGGAATTCTGATCGCCTCGTTCGCCGCCGCGTTCATGTCAACCATCTCTACACACCTGAATGTGGGCAGCTCTTATATCGTCAACGATTTTTACATGAGATTCCTGAATAAAAACGCAGGAGAAAAACACTACGTGATGGTCGCACGGATCACTACTGTGCTCTTGCTCATTGTCTCCGCAATCGTGACATCCATGATGTCCACAATCGTAGGGGCGTTCAAATTCCTCATGACTATCGGAGCGGGAACCGGACTGGTTTACATCCTGCGCTGGTTCTGGTGGAGGGTGAATGCATGGAGCGAAGTTACCGCCATGGCGACCTCGCTCGTAGTCTCCGCGGCGCTCATGCTCATGGGATTCAACACCGATACGAACAAGGGGTTCACCGTTCTCATGATGGTGACAACGCTCATCTCCACCGCCGCCTGGGTCACCGTTACTTTTCTTACCAGGCCGGTTCCCGTTGAGCATCTTGAAGCTTTCTATCGCCGTGTGCAGCCAGGCGGCAGGCTCTGGAAAAAAATATCAGACCGTATCCCGAAAGAAGAGCTGATCCATCCAAAACCGCATATCGGACTCGATTTTCTAAACTGGATTTTAGGCGCTTTCAGCGTGTGGTTTTTCCTGTTCGGTATCGGGAGGCTGATACTGGGACCGGCGATACATGGATTTATCTATATTGCACTGGGCGGTCTGATGTTCACCTTCATTTATTTCGATCTTTCCAAAAAGGAACGGGCATGA